One Lacunisphaera limnophila DNA window includes the following coding sequences:
- a CDS encoding YezD family protein, whose translation MSEAILPAASAPQPEWLRLVQNKVETLRFGVVQLVVHDGRVTQIERTEKTRIYSSSANSQDSAAL comes from the coding sequence ATGAGCGAAGCCATCCTGCCCGCCGCGTCCGCCCCGCAGCCCGAGTGGCTGCGCCTGGTCCAAAACAAGGTCGAGACCCTCCGTTTCGGGGTCGTCCAACTCGTGGTCCACGACGGCCGCGTGACCCAGATCGAGCGCACCGAAAAGACGCGGATCTATTCGTCCTCGGCGAACAGCCAGGACAGCGCCGCCCTTTGA
- a CDS encoding RrF2 family transcriptional regulator, with product MKLSKRGEYALRSLINLGIAAKVGRKLVRVTELAKAEDLPIKFLEQVIQQLREAGFVQSVRGKHGGYRLAKAADAIHIGEIVRLIDGPLAPIGCVSQTAYEPCNCPDEAHCGLRMLMLDVRNAIAAILDRYTLADVVEVTTRKMVRDGIPLPFSATVTAPASPKVKVPKGRTAHPSPTEGVIHQILGDYAI from the coding sequence ATGAAACTCTCCAAACGCGGCGAATACGCCTTACGCTCCCTGATCAACCTTGGCATCGCCGCCAAGGTGGGTCGGAAGCTGGTGCGCGTGACCGAGCTGGCCAAGGCCGAGGACCTGCCGATCAAGTTTCTGGAGCAGGTCATCCAGCAGCTCCGAGAGGCCGGCTTCGTGCAGAGTGTGCGCGGCAAGCATGGCGGCTACCGTCTCGCCAAGGCCGCCGACGCGATCCACATCGGCGAAATCGTGCGCCTGATCGACGGTCCGCTGGCGCCTATCGGCTGCGTGAGCCAGACGGCCTACGAGCCGTGCAATTGCCCGGACGAGGCCCACTGCGGCCTGCGCATGCTCATGCTCGATGTGCGCAACGCCATCGCCGCCATTCTCGACCGCTACACCCTGGCCGACGTCGTCGAGGTCACCACGCGCAAGATGGTGCGCGACGGCATCCCGCTGCCGTTCAGTGCCACCGTGACGGCACCCGCTTCCCCCAAGGTCAAGGTCCCGAAAGGGCGGACCGCCCATCCCAGCCCCACCGAGGGCGTCATTCATCAGATTTTGGGAGATTACGCCATATGA
- a CDS encoding SLC13 family permease, producing MTWEIAFVLLLIVGALLCFLHDKLAPDVTALSLFVILLVSGVVPQAKIFGVLANPAPLTVGAMFILSAALVKCGAIDRLAVLLNGLAGFSYFTVIALIVLGVGGLSAFINNTPVVVVLVPVVISLARKMKLPASRFLIPLSYAAVLGGCCTLLGTSTNLLVTGILQSRGEPPLRMFELAWIGLPMLAVGALYIGVFGRFLPKRQPANITLAEEDRREYITEVFVQPGAAIIGRTATEAGLTLARGIRVLEIVRDERSLPLESTASVLAAGDRLVLACRPQGVKHARSIDGLDLAAELKLGLGQISAHEGVLVEGIVAPNSDLIGRTYKEAGFWRRFHLVVLAVHRHGKELGAGATERQLRNGDILLLMGTEPAVERLRASEDLLLVDRPALPAGHPPHHLRIVLGCIAGVILTSSFGWMSIEVAALLACAIVFLTGCLKPRDGYDAIEWNLLFLIYGMLAVGVAMEDTGTSVYVVDRLLWLVNHFVPPEHKAMVMLAAFYLLASVLTEILSNNAVAALMTPLALSLAVQLGVDPRPFVIAVCIAASAAFATPIGYQTNTYVYGVGGYRFSDFLKFGLPLNVLCFIVAIFVIPAVWPF from the coding sequence ATGACTTGGGAAATTGCCTTCGTGCTGCTGCTGATCGTCGGCGCACTGCTGTGCTTTCTGCACGACAAGCTGGCACCGGATGTCACGGCACTGTCGCTGTTCGTGATCCTGCTGGTCAGCGGCGTGGTCCCCCAGGCCAAAATCTTCGGCGTGCTGGCCAACCCCGCCCCGCTGACGGTCGGCGCCATGTTCATCCTCAGCGCGGCCCTGGTGAAGTGTGGGGCCATCGACCGGCTCGCCGTCCTGCTCAACGGCCTGGCCGGTTTCAGCTACTTCACCGTGATCGCGCTGATCGTGCTCGGGGTTGGCGGTCTCTCCGCGTTCATCAACAACACCCCGGTGGTCGTCGTGCTCGTGCCGGTGGTCATTAGCCTGGCGCGAAAGATGAAGCTGCCAGCCTCCCGGTTCCTCATCCCGCTATCCTACGCGGCCGTGCTCGGCGGCTGCTGCACCCTCCTCGGCACGAGCACCAACCTGCTCGTGACCGGTATCCTCCAGTCGCGGGGCGAGCCACCGTTGCGCATGTTCGAGCTGGCCTGGATCGGCCTGCCCATGCTCGCCGTCGGCGCCCTCTACATCGGGGTCTTCGGCCGCTTCCTGCCCAAGCGCCAGCCCGCCAACATCACCCTGGCCGAGGAAGACCGTCGCGAGTACATCACCGAGGTCTTCGTCCAGCCCGGCGCCGCCATCATCGGCCGCACGGCGACCGAAGCCGGGCTGACGCTGGCCCGCGGCATCCGGGTCCTCGAAATCGTGCGCGATGAGCGCTCCCTGCCGCTGGAGAGCACGGCCTCCGTCCTGGCCGCCGGCGACCGCCTCGTCCTCGCGTGCCGGCCGCAGGGCGTGAAGCATGCGCGCTCCATCGACGGTCTGGATCTGGCGGCGGAGCTCAAGCTCGGCCTCGGCCAGATCTCCGCCCACGAGGGCGTGCTCGTCGAGGGCATCGTCGCCCCCAACTCCGACCTGATCGGCCGGACCTACAAGGAGGCGGGCTTCTGGCGGCGTTTCCACCTCGTGGTGCTGGCCGTGCACCGGCACGGCAAGGAACTGGGCGCCGGGGCCACCGAGCGCCAGCTCCGCAACGGCGACATCCTCTTGCTGATGGGCACCGAACCGGCGGTCGAGCGCCTGCGGGCCAGCGAGGATCTCCTGCTTGTCGACCGGCCAGCCTTGCCGGCGGGCCATCCCCCGCACCACCTGCGCATCGTGCTCGGTTGCATCGCGGGCGTGATCCTCACCTCCTCCTTCGGGTGGATGAGCATCGAGGTCGCCGCCCTGCTGGCCTGCGCCATCGTGTTCCTCACCGGCTGCCTCAAGCCCCGGGACGGCTACGACGCCATCGAGTGGAACCTGCTCTTCCTCATCTACGGCATGCTTGCGGTCGGCGTGGCCATGGAGGACACCGGCACGTCCGTCTACGTGGTCGACCGCCTGCTCTGGCTGGTGAATCACTTCGTGCCCCCGGAGCACAAGGCGATGGTGATGCTCGCCGCCTTCTACCTGCTGGCCTCCGTGCTCACCGAGATCCTCTCCAACAACGCCGTGGCCGCTCTCATGACCCCGCTCGCGCTCAGCCTCGCCGTGCAACTCGGCGTCGACCCGCGACCGTTTGTCATCGCCGTGTGTATCGCGGCCTCCGCCGCGTTCGCCACGCCCATCGGTTACCAGACCAACACCTACGTCTATGGCGTCGGCGGCTACCGCTTCAGCGACTTCCTGAAATTCGGCCTGCCGCTAAACGTCCTGTGCTTCATCGTCGCGATCTTCGTGATCCCGGCGGTGTGGCCGTTCTGA
- a CDS encoding MBL fold metallo-hydrolase: protein MEVIFLGTGTSQGVPMIACDCAVCTSADPRNRRTRASIHVVMDGLHVQVDAAPEFRLQCLREDIRQMDFFILTHGHADHVVGMDDLRRFCDLRGGTALTVYTTDEGMSRVLSIFPYAIAERPVTKGYAAFKLIDMPGVMDLPQGTIRSTLLPHGGINTLGLVFEEKSSGRRLVYYNDCKRIPREAVALAQGADVVVLDGLRVEPHPSHMNIEEACAAGREIGGKATYLTHLTHGIDHATWSEKLAPQGVQLAYDGLRLKV from the coding sequence ATGGAAGTCATCTTTCTCGGCACGGGCACCTCGCAGGGCGTGCCCATGATCGCCTGCGACTGCGCCGTGTGCACGTCGGCCGATCCCCGCAACCGGCGCACCCGGGCCAGCATCCATGTGGTCATGGACGGCCTGCACGTGCAGGTGGACGCGGCCCCGGAATTCCGGCTGCAGTGCCTGCGCGAGGACATCCGGCAGATGGATTTCTTCATCCTGACCCACGGCCATGCCGACCATGTGGTGGGCATGGACGACCTGCGGCGATTCTGCGATCTGCGGGGCGGCACGGCGCTGACCGTCTACACGACCGACGAGGGCATGTCCCGGGTGTTGTCCATTTTCCCTTATGCCATTGCCGAGCGGCCGGTCACCAAGGGCTATGCGGCCTTCAAGCTCATCGACATGCCGGGCGTGATGGACCTGCCGCAGGGCACGATCCGGTCCACGCTGCTGCCGCACGGTGGCATCAACACGCTGGGGCTGGTCTTCGAGGAGAAGTCGTCCGGCCGGCGCCTCGTGTATTACAACGACTGCAAGCGCATCCCCCGCGAGGCGGTGGCCCTGGCGCAGGGGGCCGATGTCGTCGTGCTCGACGGCCTGCGGGTCGAGCCGCATCCGTCGCACATGAACATCGAGGAGGCCTGCGCCGCCGGGCGGGAGATCGGCGGGAAGGCGACCTACCTCACGCATTTGACCCACGGCATCGACCATGCGACGTGGAGCGAGAAGCTGGCCCCGCAGGGCGTGCAGCTGGCGTATGACGGGTTGCGATTGAAAGTGTAG
- a CDS encoding DUF1552 domain-containing protein has product MNHPSPAPYVATRRALTRRRFLQGTGTLLALPFLEAMLPGFVRAAESSSPLAPGAKPRRMFGICNNLGLLGDNFFPTGAGKDYLASPYLQMLGEHRNDFTVFSGVSHPNVDGGHPADIAFLTAAPHPASSSFRNTISLDQHIAERIGSQTRFPSLTLAVNTSTRSLSWTGAGVAIPPEEKAAEVFRQLFLQGTPEQIEAQIRELDTGRSILDAVAGQAKSLARDVGARDRDRLDQYFTSVRDLEHRLQASKGWERRPKPVVNAPVPVDPPSPAQYMAKVKVMYDLVRLAFETDSTRSITLMLNSVGTPVPQIAGEAITDDYHNLSHHGKSQDKLTQLQVLDEWHMKLLGGLLRDLKGVREGGDTLLDRTMILYGSNLGDANAHSTTNMPTLFAGGDSATASTWCSTRTGITRCPISSSRCCSGWASRKAASPRPPAACTGWRWCEEETTGFMATKSTKRRDRRRTTWPGMGGACFLVFAAASALSAAEPREVVIDFETAEIGKPVPAWTEQGVVFSLAGPLAHSQAVGRVMFFPYLPTERKGILNAMAHEQQVPLQVKFPAPVAAVTLVLWGSTGCPAKLQAFDREDRLVAEAAVRAVPGRKTPADPVPQFELTLRAAEIATIRLSGPRTGEYLAADEVRFVPVGPGH; this is encoded by the coding sequence ATGAACCACCCATCCCCGGCCCCTTATGTCGCGACCCGCCGCGCCCTGACCCGGCGCCGCTTCCTGCAGGGCACGGGCACCCTGCTGGCCCTGCCGTTCCTCGAGGCGATGCTGCCGGGCTTCGTGCGCGCGGCGGAATCGTCGTCGCCGCTGGCGCCGGGCGCGAAGCCGCGCCGGATGTTCGGCATCTGCAACAACCTGGGGTTGCTCGGTGACAACTTCTTCCCGACGGGGGCGGGCAAGGACTACCTCGCCTCGCCCTACCTGCAGATGCTCGGGGAGCACCGGAACGACTTCACGGTATTCAGCGGCGTCTCGCACCCGAATGTGGACGGCGGGCATCCGGCGGACATCGCGTTCCTCACGGCGGCGCCGCACCCGGCGAGCAGCTCGTTCCGCAACACGATCTCGCTCGACCAGCACATCGCGGAGCGCATCGGCAGCCAGACGCGGTTCCCGTCGCTCACGCTCGCGGTCAACACCAGCACGCGCAGCCTCTCGTGGACCGGCGCCGGCGTGGCGATCCCCCCCGAGGAGAAGGCCGCGGAGGTCTTCCGCCAGCTGTTCCTGCAGGGCACGCCGGAGCAGATCGAGGCGCAGATCCGCGAACTCGACACCGGCCGGAGCATCCTCGACGCCGTAGCCGGCCAGGCGAAGTCCCTCGCACGCGACGTCGGCGCGCGCGACCGCGACCGGCTCGACCAGTATTTCACCAGCGTGCGCGACCTGGAGCACCGCCTGCAGGCCTCGAAGGGCTGGGAGCGGCGGCCGAAGCCGGTGGTGAACGCGCCGGTGCCGGTGGACCCGCCTAGCCCCGCGCAATACATGGCGAAGGTGAAGGTGATGTATGACCTTGTGCGCCTCGCGTTCGAGACGGACTCGACGCGATCGATCACGCTGATGCTGAACAGCGTCGGCACACCGGTGCCGCAGATTGCCGGCGAGGCCATCACCGACGACTACCACAACCTCTCCCACCACGGGAAGTCCCAGGACAAGCTCACGCAGCTGCAAGTGCTCGACGAGTGGCACATGAAGCTGCTCGGCGGGCTGCTGCGCGACCTGAAGGGCGTGCGCGAGGGCGGCGACACGCTGCTCGACCGCACGATGATCCTCTACGGCTCGAACCTGGGTGACGCCAACGCGCATTCCACGACCAACATGCCCACGCTCTTCGCCGGCGGGGATTCCGCCACGGCCAGCACCTGGTGTTCGACAAGAACCGGAATTACCCGCTGCCCAATCTCTTCGTCTCGATGTTGCAGCGGATGGGCCTCGAGGAAGGCAGCTTCGCCTCGTCCACCGGCCGCATGCACGGGCTGGAGATGGTGTGAGGAGGAGACCACAGGATTTATGGCCACAAAAAGCACAAAAAGGCGGGACCGGCGCCGGACGACTTGGCCGGGCATGGGCGGGGCGTGTTTCCTGGTTTTTGCGGCAGCCAGCGCCTTGTCCGCCGCAGAGCCGCGGGAGGTGGTGATCGACTTTGAGACGGCCGAGATCGGCAAGCCGGTCCCGGCGTGGACGGAGCAGGGGGTCGTCTTCTCGCTGGCCGGGCCGCTGGCGCACAGCCAGGCGGTCGGGCGCGTGATGTTCTTCCCGTATCTCCCGACGGAGCGGAAGGGTATCCTCAATGCGATGGCCCACGAGCAGCAGGTCCCGCTGCAGGTGAAGTTCCCCGCGCCGGTGGCGGCGGTGACACTCGTGCTGTGGGGCTCGACGGGCTGCCCGGCGAAGCTCCAGGCCTTCGACCGCGAGGACCGGTTGGTCGCCGAGGCTGCGGTACGCGCCGTCCCCGGCCGGAAAACTCCCGCCGATCCCGTGCCGCAGTTCGAGCTGACGTTGCGCGCCGCGGAGATCGCGACCATCCGCCTCAGCGGCCCGCGCACCGGGGAATATCTCGCGGCCGACGAAGTGCGCTTCGTGCCGGTGGGGCCGGGACACTGA
- a CDS encoding DUF1592 domain-containing protein — protein sequence MTLLAALMGGGALPAAEPPATVGVFLDRYCSSCHNEEKLKGRLNLETLAYDPENRSNLALWVKVHDRVKAGEMPPKEKRRPEAELTGEFLQILASTLTESEQALIARDGRAVQRRLNRYEYENALRDLLHVPWAQIKNQLPQDGEAHRYNKSGEALDVSHVQMARYLTAADYALKQALRQQLDRPEPGVTRYYARDEPSLRAFMPRENGTLPDRLTFPVLDSRAQPDVRAGRAPFTSPETREREAVGKVSSTFSDAGAYSWGQFRAPIAGRYKLRFSGYSVWVSGGGIGRWFFEGQAAEKSPVYWRPVWHRPNLDEVWPGRRPEPIGVYAAAGQGQRRQVGAFDFHPEPTVNEIEVLLAAGEVMQTDGSRLFRTRVNGTDEQYVNPLAEPDGMPGYAVQWMEVEGPLADETTGAGYRLLFDDLPLRRLEDGARGVMLETVPPPPPPGTPRPPGPPSFKLAEVPVEVKSENPAQDAERLLRRFLARAYRRPVREEDVQLFLALFQGQTAKGDGFAQALLATYTAVLASPGFVFVEEAPGRLDDHALATRLALFLWNSEPDEALRARAARGDLRRPEALRAETERLLDDPKSRRFVDAFTDYWLDLRKIDDTSPSATLYNDYELDDPLKQAALEETRLFVAELLRADLPASNLIDADFTFVNERLAAHYGIPDVNGAALRRVILPADSVRGGLLTQASILKVTANGTTTSPVLRGHWITERILGFETPPPPPVAAVEPDIRGAVTIRQQLEKHRADPSCASCHATMDPPGFALESFDIMGGYRERYRAVKEDIAPVAGVGLNGQRFAFHHALPVDAAGELPDGRPFQDVREFKRLLLADEPPIARAFAKQLVTYATGQPVRFSERDQLEAILQRAAPRRYGVRSLVHELVQSDLFQMK from the coding sequence TTGACCCTGCTGGCTGCCCTGATGGGCGGCGGTGCGCTGCCCGCCGCGGAGCCGCCGGCCACGGTCGGGGTGTTTCTCGACCGCTATTGTTCCAGCTGCCACAACGAGGAAAAGCTGAAAGGCCGCCTCAACCTTGAGACGCTGGCCTACGATCCCGAAAACCGGTCCAACCTCGCCCTCTGGGTGAAGGTTCATGACCGCGTGAAGGCCGGCGAGATGCCGCCCAAGGAGAAGCGGCGGCCCGAGGCGGAGCTGACCGGGGAATTTCTGCAGATCCTCGCATCGACCCTGACGGAATCGGAGCAGGCGCTGATCGCCCGCGACGGTCGTGCCGTCCAGCGCCGGCTCAACCGCTACGAATACGAGAACGCCCTGCGCGACCTGCTCCACGTGCCCTGGGCGCAGATCAAGAACCAGCTGCCGCAGGACGGGGAGGCGCACCGGTACAACAAGAGCGGGGAAGCGCTCGACGTCTCGCACGTCCAGATGGCGCGTTACCTGACCGCCGCGGACTATGCCCTGAAGCAGGCCCTGCGGCAGCAACTCGACCGGCCGGAGCCGGGAGTCACCCGCTACTACGCGCGCGACGAACCCAGCCTGCGGGCCTTCATGCCGCGCGAGAACGGCACGTTGCCCGACCGGCTGACCTTTCCCGTGCTGGACTCGCGGGCCCAGCCGGACGTCCGCGCGGGCCGCGCCCCGTTTACCAGCCCCGAGACCCGCGAGCGTGAGGCCGTGGGCAAGGTCTCGAGCACCTTCAGCGACGCCGGGGCCTACAGCTGGGGCCAGTTCCGTGCGCCCATCGCCGGTCGCTACAAACTGCGTTTCAGCGGCTACTCGGTGTGGGTGAGCGGCGGCGGCATCGGCCGCTGGTTCTTCGAGGGTCAGGCCGCTGAGAAGTCGCCCGTGTACTGGCGCCCGGTGTGGCACCGGCCCAACCTGGACGAAGTCTGGCCGGGCCGCCGGCCGGAGCCGATCGGCGTCTATGCCGCCGCCGGCCAGGGGCAACGCCGGCAGGTGGGGGCCTTCGATTTTCACCCGGAGCCGACGGTCAACGAGATCGAGGTGCTGCTGGCAGCCGGGGAGGTGATGCAGACCGACGGTTCGCGGCTCTTCCGCACGCGCGTCAACGGCACCGACGAGCAATATGTGAACCCGCTCGCGGAGCCGGACGGCATGCCGGGTTACGCCGTGCAGTGGATGGAGGTCGAGGGACCGCTGGCCGACGAGACCACCGGGGCGGGCTACCGCCTCCTCTTTGATGACCTGCCGCTCCGCCGCCTTGAGGACGGCGCGCGCGGCGTGATGCTGGAGACCGTGCCGCCGCCCCCGCCGCCGGGCACCCCGCGACCGCCCGGACCGCCCTCCTTCAAGCTGGCCGAGGTGCCGGTCGAGGTGAAGTCGGAGAACCCCGCGCAGGATGCCGAGCGCCTGTTGCGCCGTTTCCTCGCGCGGGCCTACCGCCGGCCCGTGCGGGAGGAGGATGTGCAGCTCTTCCTCGCCCTCTTCCAGGGCCAGACGGCAAAGGGCGACGGTTTCGCCCAGGCGCTGCTCGCGACCTACACCGCGGTACTGGCCTCGCCCGGCTTCGTGTTTGTCGAGGAGGCCCCGGGCCGGCTGGACGACCACGCGCTGGCGACGCGCCTGGCGCTGTTCCTGTGGAATTCCGAGCCCGACGAGGCCTTGCGCGCCCGCGCCGCCCGGGGCGACTTGCGCCGGCCGGAAGCGCTCCGGGCCGAGACCGAGCGACTGCTGGACGACCCGAAGTCACGCCGCTTCGTGGATGCGTTCACCGACTACTGGCTCGACCTGCGCAAGATCGACGACACCTCGCCCTCGGCCACGCTTTACAACGACTACGAGCTCGACGACCCGCTCAAGCAGGCCGCCTTGGAGGAGACGCGGCTCTTCGTCGCCGAGCTCCTGCGTGCGGACCTGCCCGCGAGCAACCTGATCGATGCCGATTTCACCTTCGTCAACGAGCGGCTGGCGGCACATTACGGCATCCCGGACGTGAACGGCGCGGCCCTGCGCCGCGTGATCCTGCCGGCCGACAGCGTCCGCGGCGGCCTCCTCACGCAGGCGAGCATCCTGAAGGTGACGGCCAACGGCACCACCACCTCGCCGGTGTTGCGCGGGCACTGGATCACCGAGCGCATCCTGGGCTTCGAGACCCCGCCGCCCCCGCCGGTGGCGGCGGTCGAACCCGATATCCGCGGCGCCGTCACGATCCGCCAGCAGCTGGAAAAACACCGCGCCGATCCGAGCTGCGCCTCCTGTCACGCCACGATGGATCCGCCCGGCTTCGCGCTCGAGAGTTTCGACATCATGGGCGGATACCGGGAGCGTTACCGCGCGGTGAAGGAGGACATCGCCCCCGTGGCCGGGGTGGGGTTGAACGGGCAGCGCTTTGCGTTTCACCATGCCCTGCCGGTGGACGCGGCCGGGGAGTTGCCGGACGGGCGTCCGTTTCAGGACGTGCGTGAGTTCAAGCGGCTGCTGCTGGCCGACGAGCCGCCGATCGCGCGTGCCTTCGCGAAACAGTTGGTGACCTACGCCACGGGCCAGCCGGTGCGCTTTTCCGAGCGCGACCAGCTCGAGGCCATCCTGCAGCGGGCCGCGCCGCGGCGCTACGGCGTGCGCTCCCTCGTGCACGAGCTCGTCCAGAGCGACCTTTTCCAGATGAAGTGA
- the groL gene encoding chaperonin GroEL (60 kDa chaperone family; promotes refolding of misfolded polypeptides especially under stressful conditions; forms two stacked rings of heptamers to form a barrel-shaped 14mer; ends can be capped by GroES; misfolded proteins enter the barrel where they are refolded when GroES binds) codes for MAAKQLLFDEAARQKVLRGVEILSRAVKVTLGPKGRNVVIDKKFGSPTVTKDGVTVAKEVELPDPYENMGAQMVKEVASKTSDSAGDGTTTATVLAEGIYREGLKNVTAGANPVYLKRGIDKAVEAAVTELARISKKVNDREEIRQVATVSANWDETIGNIIADAMDKVGKDGTITVEEAKSIETTLDVVEGMQFDKGYLSPYFVTNAESQEVVQEDAYVLIHEKKISNLQEMLPLLQTVAKSGKPLLIIAEEVEGEALAALVVNKIRGTLNVCAVKAPGFGDRRKAMLEDIAVLTGGKCITEDLGLKLENLTLADLGKAKRLVVDKENTTIVEGGGKSSDIQGRVKLLRRQIDETTSDYDREKLQERLAKLAGGIAVINVGASTEVEMKEKKARVEDALHATRAAVEEGIVAGGGVALLRTVKAIEALKLEGDEAFGAQIVRRAIEHPIRMLCTNAGVDSGVVVKEVLAGKANFGYNVATGEYEDLVKAGVVDPTKVTRTALQNAASIAGLLLTTECMITDIPEKSAAPAGGGGGGGGGMGGMGGMDY; via the coding sequence ATGGCAGCCAAACAACTCCTGTTCGACGAGGCCGCTCGTCAGAAAGTCCTCCGCGGTGTCGAGATCCTCTCCCGCGCCGTCAAGGTCACCCTCGGGCCCAAGGGCCGCAATGTCGTCATCGACAAGAAATTCGGTTCCCCGACCGTCACCAAGGACGGCGTGACCGTCGCCAAGGAAGTCGAGCTTCCCGACCCGTACGAGAACATGGGCGCCCAGATGGTCAAGGAAGTCGCTTCCAAGACCTCCGACAGCGCCGGTGACGGCACCACCACGGCGACCGTGCTCGCCGAGGGCATCTACCGCGAGGGTCTGAAGAACGTCACCGCCGGCGCCAACCCGGTCTACCTCAAGCGCGGCATCGACAAGGCCGTCGAGGCCGCCGTCACCGAGCTCGCCCGCATCTCCAAGAAGGTCAATGACCGCGAGGAGATCCGCCAGGTCGCCACCGTCTCCGCCAACTGGGACGAGACGATCGGCAACATCATCGCCGACGCCATGGACAAGGTCGGCAAGGACGGCACCATCACCGTCGAAGAGGCCAAGTCCATCGAGACCACCCTCGACGTCGTCGAGGGCATGCAGTTCGACAAGGGCTACCTGTCGCCCTACTTCGTGACGAACGCGGAGAGCCAGGAAGTCGTCCAGGAGGACGCCTACGTGCTCATCCACGAGAAGAAGATCAGCAACCTGCAGGAGATGCTCCCGCTGCTGCAGACCGTCGCCAAGAGCGGCAAGCCCCTCCTGATCATCGCCGAGGAAGTCGAGGGTGAAGCCCTCGCCGCCCTGGTCGTGAACAAGATCCGCGGCACGCTCAATGTGTGCGCCGTCAAGGCCCCCGGCTTCGGCGACCGCCGCAAGGCCATGCTCGAGGACATCGCCGTCCTCACCGGTGGCAAGTGCATCACCGAGGACCTCGGCCTCAAGCTCGAGAACCTCACCCTCGCCGACCTCGGCAAGGCCAAGCGCCTCGTCGTCGACAAGGAGAACACCACGATCGTCGAGGGCGGCGGCAAGTCCTCCGACATCCAGGGCCGCGTCAAGCTGCTCCGCCGTCAGATCGACGAGACCACCAGCGACTACGACCGCGAGAAGCTCCAGGAGCGCCTCGCCAAGCTCGCGGGCGGCATCGCCGTCATCAACGTCGGCGCCTCCACCGAGGTCGAGATGAAGGAAAAGAAGGCCCGCGTCGAAGACGCGCTGCACGCGACCCGTGCGGCCGTGGAAGAGGGTATCGTCGCCGGCGGCGGCGTCGCCCTGCTCCGCACCGTCAAGGCCATCGAGGCCCTCAAGCTCGAGGGTGACGAGGCCTTCGGCGCCCAGATCGTGCGTCGCGCGATCGAGCACCCGATCCGCATGCTCTGCACCAACGCCGGCGTCGACAGCGGCGTCGTCGTGAAGGAAGTTTTGGCCGGCAAGGCCAACTTCGGCTACAACGTGGCCACCGGTGAGTATGAGGACCTCGTGAAGGCCGGCGTGGTTGACCCGACGAAGGTCACCCGCACCGCGCTGCAGAACGCGGCCTCGATCGCCGGTCTCCTCCTGACCACCGAGTGCATGATCACCGACATCCCCGAGAAGTCCGCGGCCCCGGCCGGCGGCGGCGGCGGTGGCGGCGGCGGCATGGGTGGCATGGGCGGCATGGACTACTGA
- a CDS encoding co-chaperone GroES translates to MAKVNIKPIGDRVLVQHIEEKEQVRGGIIIPDSAKEKPQEAKVIALGTGKKDENGKVTPFEVKVGDKVLISKYGGTEVKIDDQKFTLVREDDILGVIA, encoded by the coding sequence ATGGCTAAAGTAAACATCAAACCCATCGGCGATCGCGTGCTCGTGCAGCACATCGAAGAGAAAGAACAAGTGCGCGGCGGCATCATCATCCCCGACAGCGCCAAGGAAAAACCGCAGGAGGCCAAGGTCATTGCCCTCGGCACCGGCAAGAAGGACGAGAACGGCAAGGTCACGCCCTTCGAGGTGAAGGTCGGCGACAAGGTCCTCATCTCCAAATACGGCGGCACCGAGGTGAAGATCGACGACCAGAAGTTCACCCTCGTCCGCGAGGACGACATCCTCGGCGTCATCGCCTGA